The following DNA comes from Pseudomonadales bacterium.
ACAGTTAAAACGCCCAGCATAGCATTAATGCAGCTTTTTAGGATCTAATAAATTCACCACCTGCACCTCGGTTTCGTGCGGCAGCTTTTGTTCACCTAAACGGTTTTGATTAACCCGCGTGCCTAATTCCTGCGGGGTATTATCGTGTGCATCAAGCTGGTCTTTAAAACCACAGGCAACGCACTCGCGATAGCGAAAGCCATCCTCGTGATCGTACATCACAATTTTGTCCACTTGCTCGCATTTTGGGCACTGGGCGCCAGCAATAAATCGTCGTTTTAACATCGC
Coding sequences within:
- a CDS encoding YheV family putative metal-binding protein, whose amino-acid sequence is MLKRRFIAGAQCPKCEQVDKIVMYDHEDGFRYRECVACGFKDQLDAHDNTPQELGTRVNQNRLGEQKLPHETEVQVVNLLDPKKLH